A DNA window from Deltaproteobacteria bacterium contains the following coding sequences:
- a CDS encoding endonuclease III domain-containing protein — translation MRHQLLDYYQAALAKLGPQHWWPGETPFEVCVGAILTQNTNWTNVEKAIANLKKEGLLEPKKLYAVAPSHLASLIRPAGYFNIKTRRLRSFLKFLIDEYDADLDRMFAERTEGLREKLLSVKGIGPETCDSILLYAGNKPIFVVDAYTKRIFTRHQVLTEEADYHEIQEYFENHLPDTRSNLYNEFHALIVNIGKNWCKSRQPDCGHCPWEKFLPGKR, via the coding sequence ATGCGGCACCAGCTGCTTGATTATTACCAAGCCGCCCTCGCAAAACTTGGCCCCCAACACTGGTGGCCCGGTGAGACCCCTTTTGAGGTCTGTGTCGGGGCGATCCTCACGCAAAATACAAATTGGACAAATGTTGAAAAGGCGATTGCGAATCTTAAGAAGGAAGGGTTGCTCGAACCAAAGAAGTTGTATGCGGTCGCCCCGTCCCACCTCGCTTCTCTGATCCGTCCCGCAGGATATTTCAATATCAAGACGCGACGTCTCCGTTCTTTTCTTAAATTTTTAATTGATGAGTATGATGCCGATCTGGATCGGATGTTTGCCGAGAGAACAGAGGGTCTCCGCGAAAAACTTTTATCTGTAAAAGGGATTGGTCCGGAGACCTGTGATTCGATCCTGTTGTACGCAGGAAACAAACCGATCTTTGTCGTGGATGCCTATACGAAACGGATCTTCACGCGGCATCAGGTTCTGACCGAGGAGGCCGATTATCATGAGATTCAGGAGTATTTTGAAAATCATTTGCCCGACACCCGCTCCAATTTGTATAACGAGTTCCATGCCTTAATCGTCAACATCGGCAAAAACTGGTGCAAATCACGCCAGCCGGATTGTGGGCATTGCCCGTGGGAGAAGTTTTTGCCGGGCAAAAGGTGA
- a CDS encoding vegetative protein has translation METEKCKVENCKRPYRAKGYCNVHYKKWRQGDLPHRRFKTCHQENCRKPMVKLGLCEEHYKAKAGVKEGAAAPAPAAPATDAAPAA, from the coding sequence ATGGAGACTGAAAAATGTAAGGTGGAGAATTGCAAAAGACCCTATCGCGCAAAAGGGTACTGTAATGTTCATTACAAAAAATGGCGGCAAGGGGATCTGCCTCATCGCCGTTTCAAGACCTGTCATCAGGAAAACTGCCGGAAGCCGATGGTGAAGCTGGGCCTGTGTGAGGAGCATTATAAGGCAAAGGCGGGGGTGAAAGAGGGGGCAGCAGCTCCGGCCCCAGCAGCGCCAGCGACAGATGCGGCACCAGCTGCTTGA
- a CDS encoding response regulator, whose product MAPLLDIAAEFGRAPRVLIADDHEANIQLIKLQLKGTGYELDFAVDGKQTIEKVASFKPDLIVLDIMMPEMTGYDVCARLKSDKEYRFIPIIIVTALQELKDKLKAIDLGADDFLIKPFNRLELETRIRSLLRLKALYDDLETSENMLVSLAQTIETKDLYTRGHSERVARYSRQLARTIGLSERDQNMIWRGGLLHDIGKIGISETILHKPGPLTAEEMAEVRTHPMKGYEICCGLKSIHTSLSIIKNHHERFDGCGHPDKMKGETIPLYARIAAIADSYDAMTTNRPYRKAMKPDSAIKILDKEKEWGQWDPKLIDAFISMIRSIYRP is encoded by the coding sequence ATGGCCCCCCTTTTGGATATAGCGGCCGAATTTGGTCGTGCCCCCCGCGTTTTGATTGCCGACGACCACGAGGCCAATATCCAGCTCATTAAGTTGCAACTCAAGGGAACCGGTTATGAGCTCGACTTCGCCGTCGATGGGAAGCAGACAATCGAAAAGGTCGCCTCTTTTAAACCAGATCTCATCGTCCTCGATATCATGATGCCGGAGATGACCGGATACGATGTCTGCGCAAGACTCAAATCAGACAAGGAATATCGTTTTATCCCGATCATTATTGTCACCGCCCTTCAGGAGCTGAAAGACAAACTGAAGGCGATCGATCTCGGCGCGGATGATTTCCTGATCAAACCGTTCAATCGTCTTGAGTTAGAAACGAGGATCCGATCGCTGCTTCGTCTCAAGGCACTCTATGACGACCTGGAGACAAGTGAAAACATGCTGGTCTCTCTGGCCCAAACGATTGAAACAAAGGATCTCTACACACGCGGACATTCGGAGCGTGTGGCACGATACTCACGGCAATTGGCTCGAACAATTGGCCTCTCCGAAAGGGATCAAAACATGATTTGGCGCGGGGGACTGCTTCATGACATCGGCAAGATCGGAATCAGTGAAACGATCCTGCATAAACCAGGCCCCCTCACCGCTGAGGAAATGGCCGAGGTCCGGACCCATCCGATGAAGGGATACGAAATCTGTTGTGGTCTCAAATCGATCCACACCTCCCTCTCGATCATCAAGAATCACCACGAGCGATTCGATGGGTGTGGTCATCCTGATAAGATGAAAGGGGAAACGATCCCGCTTTATGCACGCATTGCAGCGATCGCCGATAGCTACGACGCGATGACGACGAATCGTCCTTACCGCAAGGCAATGAAACCGGACTCAGCAATCAAGATCTTGGACAAGGAAAAGGAGTGGGGTCAGTGGGATCCAAAATTGATCGATGCCTTTATCTCAATGATCCGATCGATTTACCGACCCTGA
- a CDS encoding slipin family protein, whose translation MYSFSSILIAFVVLYLLSSIKILREYERGVIFRLGRMLPSPKGPGIIFVFAPIDRMVRISLRVIVFDVPPQDVITKDNVSVKVSAVVYFRVVEANKAVVAVEDYLFATSQMAQTTLRSVLGQTELDGLLSEREKINHTLQDIIDRQTEPWGIKVANVEVKHIDLPQEMQRAMAKQAEAERERRAKVIRAEGEFQSAAKLVEAAKMMGDHPMSLQMRYLQTLVEVASEKNSTTIFPIPIDLLSPFIKKS comes from the coding sequence ATGTACTCGTTTTCTTCGATCCTTATCGCCTTTGTCGTTCTCTATCTCCTGAGTTCGATAAAGATTCTCCGTGAATATGAGCGTGGTGTTATCTTCCGCCTCGGTCGCATGCTTCCCTCTCCGAAGGGACCCGGTATCATCTTTGTCTTTGCGCCGATCGATCGGATGGTGCGGATTTCGCTTCGGGTGATCGTGTTCGACGTCCCACCACAAGATGTGATTACGAAAGACAACGTTTCAGTCAAGGTCTCCGCCGTTGTCTATTTCCGGGTGGTAGAGGCCAATAAGGCTGTGGTGGCGGTGGAGGATTACCTGTTTGCCACCTCACAGATGGCGCAGACCACCCTTCGCTCGGTGCTGGGGCAGACGGAACTTGACGGGCTCCTCTCCGAGCGGGAGAAGATCAATCATACCCTGCAGGATATCATTGATCGCCAGACTGAGCCGTGGGGGATCAAGGTGGCGAACGTCGAGGTCAAGCATATCGATCTCCCCCAAGAGATGCAGCGGGCGATGGCCAAGCAGGCCGAGGCGGAGAGAGAGCGACGTGCGAAGGTCATTCGGGCGGAAGGGGAGTTTCAGTCAGCCGCCAAGCTGGTGGAGGCTGCGAAGATGATGGGGGATCACCCGATGAGCTTGCAGATGCGTTATTTGCAAACCTTGGTCGAGGTCGCCTCAGAGAAAAATTCGACGACGATCTTCCCGATTCCGATTGATCTGTTGAGTCCCTTTATCAAAAAATCTTAA
- a CDS encoding nodulation protein NfeD — MLICLPLLILSADPIKKISILTINDQIINPITAEYIEKGIEQAEKDGDQAIVIQLDTPGGLLSSTRTIVKKILNAEIPVVVFVAPSGSRAGSAGVFITLASHIAAMAPSTNIGAAHPVEFGESPGRKKESLKDVLKSLRKEKEGEKKKENQAQRAVEGEAPSPPLPRRDGGGDASPHDAKILNDTVAWVSTIAKTRGRNVDWAVRAVKESISEGETQALKLNVVDYVAQDLGELLQKIDGREITLASGKRVTLSTKEAVPSMIPMTMRQRILDVLINPNIAYILMMLGFYGLLFEITHPGTWFPGVAGLICIILAFYAFHTLPTNYAGLALIVLAIALFVAEAFVTSYGLLAMVGIVSMLLGSLFLMDSAADFMQLSLKIVLPIVIATGLLTLFLTGLAIRAKRQRSPVGAEGLVGQIGTVEAGGTIYIAGEIWEMLSEESLQAGDKVRILSMAGMKLKVKKI, encoded by the coding sequence TTGCTCATATGTCTTCCTCTTCTGATACTTTCTGCCGACCCGATCAAGAAAATTTCCATCCTCACCATCAATGACCAGATCATCAATCCGATCACCGCGGAGTATATTGAAAAAGGGATTGAGCAGGCTGAAAAAGACGGGGATCAAGCGATTGTGATCCAGCTCGATACGCCGGGAGGGCTTCTTTCTTCCACAAGGACTATTGTGAAAAAAATCCTGAATGCCGAAATTCCGGTCGTTGTCTTCGTCGCCCCGTCCGGTTCACGAGCCGGTTCAGCGGGCGTGTTTATCACATTGGCTTCTCATATTGCGGCGATGGCCCCGTCGACCAATATCGGTGCCGCGCATCCGGTCGAGTTTGGAGAGAGTCCCGGACGAAAAAAAGAGTCGTTAAAGGATGTTTTGAAGTCGTTAAGAAAGGAAAAGGAAGGTGAAAAGAAGAAAGAGAACCAGGCCCAGAGGGCCGTTGAAGGGGAGGCTCCATCCCCGCCGTTGCCAAGGCGGGATGGAGGGGGCGACGCGAGCCCCCACGATGCCAAGATTTTGAATGACACCGTCGCCTGGGTCAGCACGATTGCGAAGACGCGGGGGCGGAATGTCGATTGGGCGGTTCGGGCGGTGAAGGAGAGTATCTCGGAGGGGGAGACGCAGGCCTTAAAACTGAATGTTGTCGATTATGTCGCCCAGGATCTGGGGGAGCTCCTGCAAAAAATTGATGGGAGGGAGATAACGCTTGCCTCCGGGAAGAGGGTGACGCTCTCAACAAAGGAGGCAGTTCCCTCCATGATCCCGATGACGATGCGTCAAAGGATCCTCGATGTCCTGATCAATCCGAATATCGCTTATATTTTAATGATGCTCGGTTTTTATGGGTTGCTGTTTGAGATTACTCATCCGGGGACCTGGTTTCCGGGGGTTGCTGGACTCATTTGTATCATTTTGGCCTTTTATGCCTTTCACACGCTGCCGACGAACTACGCCGGGCTCGCTCTGATTGTCCTCGCGATCGCCCTTTTTGTCGCGGAGGCATTTGTCACGAGTTACGGACTTCTCGCGATGGTCGGGATTGTCAGCATGCTTCTCGGTTCCCTCTTTTTAATGGACTCAGCGGCCGATTTTATGCAGTTATCGCTCAAGATTGTCCTGCCGATTGTTATCGCAACGGGGCTTTTGACCTTATTCCTGACAGGACTTGCGATCCGTGCAAAACGTCAGAGAAGTCCTGTGGGGGCAGAGGGGCTTGTCGGTCAGATAGGGACAGTCGAGGCAGGAGGGACGATTTACATCGCGGGTGAAATCTGGGAGATGCTTTCGGAAGAATCTTTACAGGCAGGAGACAAGGTTCGGATTCTATCGATGGCCGGAATGAAATTGAAGGTCAAAAAAATATAG
- a CDS encoding carotenoid biosynthesis protein translates to MQSLLLTIQNRPYVVAFLMAFLVIGLLNRGPLRTLLFLIIGYTIAFLSEFCSIRWGFPYGMYHYIYENMKGELMLGGVPVWDSISYVFMAYASYEMANWIKKWRVLPRAQAQSCSPVARDWAPPPGSPAIFLSSLLMTLLDIMTDPLAVRGDQWFLGKIFYYPNGGIYFGVPLSNFAGWFLVGLVIFSLYEYAGKIAGATGRSPLRIPFLGPLFYLSIMAFNVVITFAIGEWGLGFIGLMIIGFIGLFSFRRCRT, encoded by the coding sequence ATGCAATCCCTCTTACTTACAATCCAAAACCGCCCTTACGTCGTTGCCTTCCTGATGGCATTTCTCGTCATCGGCCTCTTGAACCGCGGTCCTCTCCGCACACTCCTCTTTTTGATTATCGGTTACACGATCGCCTTCCTCTCTGAATTTTGTTCGATCCGTTGGGGCTTCCCGTACGGAATGTATCACTACATCTACGAAAACATGAAAGGCGAACTGATGCTCGGCGGCGTTCCGGTCTGGGATTCGATCTCTTACGTGTTTATGGCGTATGCCTCATATGAAATGGCTAATTGGATAAAAAAATGGCGGGTCCTGCCCCGGGCTCAAGCCCAGTCGTGCTCACCCGTTGCGCGCGACTGGGCACCCCCGCCCGGGTCACCCGCCATTTTTTTATCCTCACTGCTCATGACCCTCCTCGACATCATGACCGACCCCCTCGCCGTCCGTGGCGATCAATGGTTCTTGGGCAAGATCTTTTACTACCCCAACGGTGGTATTTATTTCGGTGTCCCCCTCTCCAACTTCGCGGGGTGGTTTTTGGTGGGGTTGGTGATTTTCTCGCTTTATGAATACGCGGGAAAAATCGCAGGGGCGACCGGCCGGTCGCCCCTACGAATACCCTTCTTGGGACCCCTCTTCTATCTCTCGATCATGGCATTTAATGTTGTGATCACCTTCGCTATCGGAGAATGGGGACTCGGTTTTATCGGCCTGATGATAATTGGATTCATTGGCTTATTCTCCTTCCGTCGTTGCCGAACCTAA
- a CDS encoding SpoVR family protein, with product MSLTPELKQARDAIFRYAKDFGLDFFEVIFELLDWNEINVVASYGGFPSRYPHWRFGMEFERMSKSYRYGLSKIYEMVINNDPCYAYLLRSNSLIDQKMVMAHVYGHADFFKNNHYFSHTNRKMMDEMGNHRAKIYRYINRFGLNEVECFVDRCLSLENLIDIHNPGAKRKRPSAHRFLEEESPVALQQSIEEPVCHLPERDLLWFLIEQAPLEDWEREVLSIIREEQCYFSPQAQTKILNEGWAAYWHSKIMTEKALNDSEVIDYASHHSATVSPQPGKLNPYKIGMELLRDIERRFGRQKIFQARALHNDLTFIDEFLTEAFCEDQKFFVYGFNQANGTYEIIDRDFKKVKEKLLMSLTNLGNPIIQVQDGNHAGRGELCLKHLHEGVDLRIDWAKDTLKNLYGLWKKTVYIETLVEGIPKLMSFDGEEHREQRMT from the coding sequence ATGTCTTTAACACCGGAATTAAAACAGGCGCGTGATGCGATCTTCCGATATGCGAAGGACTTCGGACTCGATTTTTTCGAGGTGATCTTCGAACTCCTAGATTGGAATGAGATCAATGTGGTCGCCTCCTATGGCGGGTTTCCCAGCCGTTACCCTCACTGGCGGTTCGGAATGGAATTTGAGCGGATGAGCAAGTCGTACCGCTACGGTCTTTCGAAGATTTACGAGATGGTGATCAACAACGATCCTTGCTACGCCTATCTCCTTCGATCGAACAGCCTTATTGATCAGAAGATGGTGATGGCCCATGTGTACGGGCATGCCGATTTTTTTAAGAACAATCATTATTTTTCACATACCAATCGCAAGATGATGGATGAGATGGGGAATCACCGCGCCAAGATTTATCGTTATATCAATCGTTTTGGTTTGAACGAGGTAGAATGTTTTGTCGACCGATGTCTGTCCCTCGAAAATTTGATCGACATTCACAACCCTGGGGCAAAAAGAAAAAGGCCGTCAGCGCATCGGTTTTTGGAAGAGGAGTCGCCGGTGGCGCTGCAGCAGTCAATTGAAGAGCCGGTTTGTCATCTTCCCGAACGCGATCTGCTTTGGTTTCTGATCGAACAGGCCCCTCTGGAGGATTGGGAACGAGAGGTTCTTTCGATTATTCGGGAAGAGCAGTGTTATTTTTCTCCTCAGGCCCAGACAAAAATACTGAATGAAGGATGGGCCGCGTACTGGCACTCGAAGATCATGACGGAGAAGGCGCTAAACGACAGTGAGGTGATTGACTATGCCAGCCATCACTCGGCGACGGTTTCTCCGCAGCCGGGGAAACTCAATCCGTACAAGATCGGGATGGAGCTTTTGCGGGATATTGAGCGCCGTTTTGGCCGGCAGAAGATTTTCCAGGCGAGGGCCCTTCATAATGATCTGACTTTCATCGATGAGTTTTTGACGGAGGCTTTTTGTGAAGACCAGAAGTTTTTCGTCTACGGTTTCAATCAGGCGAATGGGACCTACGAGATCATCGATCGGGATTTCAAGAAGGTGAAGGAAAAATTACTGATGAGTCTCACAAATCTCGGGAACCCGATCATTCAGGTTCAGGATGGAAATCATGCCGGCCGCGGGGAGCTCTGCCTGAAGCATCTGCATGAAGGGGTCGATCTCCGGATCGATTGGGCGAAGGATACCCTGAAAAATCTGTACGGCCTCTGGAAAAAAACGGTTTACATCGAAACGCTCGTCGAGGGGATCCCGAAACTGATGAGTTTTGACGGGGAGGAGCACCGGGAACAGCGAATGACTTAA
- a CDS encoding DUF444 family protein has protein sequence MSFLKIDTDHARFKEIIQGRIKKELRRFITRGELIGRQGQDVISIPLPEIEIPRFAYGSRQMGGVGQGDGEPGTVIGVGDEEGGKPQAGNEPGEHIIEVDITLDELANILGEELELPRIEPKGDASLAAEKERYTSIRSSGPESLRHFKRTYRQALKRQIMSGSYDYRSPKVVPYREDRRYRVWKETRRPERNALIVYMMDVSGSMGAEQKEIVRIESFWIDTWLRSQYKGIETRYIVHDAVAREVDRETFYRTRESGGTIISSAYKLALEMIKEKYASTEWNIYPFHFSDGDNWSGNDTQECLKLLSEEILPRVNVFCYGQVESEYGSGQFLKDLIERFPSHERVMTSKIASREAIYHSIKDFLGKGR, from the coding sequence GTGTCATTTCTGAAGATCGACACCGATCACGCCCGTTTCAAGGAAATCATCCAGGGTCGTATCAAAAAAGAGCTCCGACGCTTTATTACACGAGGAGAACTGATCGGCCGCCAGGGGCAGGATGTCATCAGCATCCCTCTGCCGGAGATCGAGATCCCCCGTTTTGCCTATGGATCACGGCAGATGGGAGGGGTTGGTCAAGGGGACGGAGAACCGGGGACGGTGATTGGTGTTGGGGATGAGGAGGGGGGAAAACCTCAGGCAGGGAATGAACCTGGGGAACATATTATTGAGGTGGATATTACACTGGATGAATTGGCCAATATACTGGGGGAGGAGCTTGAACTCCCTCGGATTGAACCGAAAGGGGACGCCTCGCTAGCGGCCGAAAAAGAAAGATATACCAGCATCCGATCCAGCGGACCTGAATCACTTCGTCATTTTAAGCGGACCTACCGGCAGGCGCTGAAGCGTCAGATCATGAGCGGGAGTTATGACTATCGAAGTCCGAAGGTGGTTCCTTATCGGGAGGATCGTCGTTACCGTGTCTGGAAAGAGACGAGGCGTCCGGAACGAAATGCGCTTATTGTTTATATGATGGACGTTTCCGGCAGCATGGGGGCCGAACAGAAAGAGATCGTTCGGATCGAATCCTTCTGGATCGATACCTGGCTTCGCTCTCAGTACAAGGGGATCGAAACACGCTACATCGTGCATGACGCCGTCGCGCGTGAGGTAGACCGGGAGACTTTTTATCGGACGCGAGAGTCCGGGGGAACGATCATCTCCTCGGCCTATAAGCTGGCGCTGGAAATGATCAAGGAGAAGTATGCATCCACAGAGTGGAACATTTATCCTTTTCATTTTTCTGATGGTGATAACTGGTCCGGCAATGACACCCAGGAGTGTCTGAAACTTCTTTCGGAAGAGATCCTGCCGCGGGTCAATGTCTTTTGTTACGGTCAGGTCGAGAGTGAATACGGGAGCGGTCAGTTTCTGAAAGACTTGATTGAGAGATTCCCAAGTCATGAACGGGTGATGACCTCGAAGATTGCCTCGAGGGAGGCGATCTATCACTCGATCAAGGATTTCTTGGGAAAAGGACGATAG
- a CDS encoding serine protein kinase produces the protein MPNLSDVVQGLCDERHYQDLSWEGGFDEYLEIVKKNPRISRTAFQRIYDMILSHGTEEYTDSKKVITRYKFFTDPLENGKDAIFGLDLPLMKMVNIFKASAMGYGAEKRLFLLHGPVGSSKSTIARLLKKGLEAYSRTPEGALYTFYWVKNGGDPLIFGNQEMLPCPMHEEPIHLIPLEIRQKFFEKVNEGAPNDRKIRVDGDLCPPCRFIYRELLNRYHGEWKKVISHIRVRRLILAEKDRVGIGTFQPKDEKNQDSTELTGDMNYRKIAEYGSDSDPRAFNFDGEFNIANRGMIEFIEMLKLDVAFLYDLLGASQEHRIKPKKFAQTDVDEVILGHTNEAEYRKLQNNEYMEALRDRTLKIDIPYITKLHEEIRIYERDFNSQRIRGKHIAPHTLEMAAMWSVLTRLEEPKKANLTLMQKLKLYDGKAVPGYTEESVKELRKETVREGMDGISPRYIQDKISNALVMDRDAGCINPFMVLRELESGLKHHSLLKSDEQRKRYLELLSVVKDEYEDIIKHEVQQAVAADEDAISRLCANYIDNVKAYTQREKVKNRYSGQYEEPDERLMRQIEEKIDIPEGRKDDFRREIMNYIGALAIEGKVFNYKTNERLRHALELKLFEDQKDSIRLTSLASPASDPEFQDKIAVVKNRLVKNSAYCEVCSSDVLSYVSSIFARGDVKGKG, from the coding sequence ATGCCAAATTTGAGTGATGTTGTTCAAGGTCTCTGCGATGAGAGGCACTATCAGGATCTCTCATGGGAAGGGGGCTTTGATGAGTATCTCGAGATCGTGAAGAAAAATCCGAGGATCTCTCGGACCGCATTTCAAAGGATCTACGATATGATCCTGTCCCACGGAACCGAGGAGTACACCGACAGTAAAAAAGTCATCACGCGTTACAAGTTTTTTACCGATCCCCTGGAGAATGGGAAGGATGCGATCTTTGGGCTCGATCTCCCCCTGATGAAGATGGTCAATATCTTCAAGGCATCCGCGATGGGTTATGGGGCCGAGAAACGGCTCTTTCTCTTGCACGGTCCTGTCGGAAGTTCCAAGAGCACGATCGCGCGTCTCCTGAAAAAAGGGCTTGAGGCGTATTCGAGAACCCCCGAAGGGGCGTTATATACCTTTTACTGGGTCAAAAATGGAGGGGATCCCCTCATTTTCGGGAATCAGGAAATGCTTCCCTGTCCGATGCATGAGGAGCCGATTCATTTGATCCCGCTCGAAATCCGGCAAAAGTTTTTTGAAAAGGTGAATGAGGGGGCGCCGAATGATCGCAAGATCCGCGTTGACGGGGATCTCTGTCCTCCGTGTCGTTTTATCTATCGGGAATTGCTGAATCGCTATCACGGCGAATGGAAGAAGGTGATCTCGCATATCCGTGTCCGACGGCTGATTTTGGCCGAGAAAGATCGCGTGGGGATCGGAACCTTCCAGCCGAAGGATGAAAAGAACCAGGACTCGACAGAGCTGACAGGGGATATGAACTACCGAAAGATCGCGGAGTATGGTTCAGACTCGGATCCGAGGGCGTTTAACTTCGATGGGGAATTTAATATCGCGAATCGCGGGATGATCGAATTTATTGAGATGCTGAAGCTCGATGTCGCCTTTCTATACGATCTTCTCGGGGCGTCCCAGGAACATCGAATCAAGCCGAAGAAATTTGCCCAGACGGATGTTGACGAGGTCATTTTGGGGCACACCAATGAGGCGGAATACCGGAAGCTTCAAAACAATGAATACATGGAGGCGCTTCGTGACCGAACGCTCAAGATTGACATTCCTTACATCACGAAGCTGCATGAGGAAATCAGGATTTACGAGAGGGATTTTAATTCTCAAAGGATTCGAGGAAAGCATATTGCCCCCCATACGCTGGAGATGGCGGCGATGTGGTCTGTTCTGACGCGACTTGAGGAGCCCAAAAAGGCCAACCTCACGCTGATGCAAAAGCTCAAACTCTACGATGGAAAGGCGGTTCCTGGTTACACGGAGGAGAGCGTTAAGGAGCTCCGAAAAGAGACAGTTCGGGAAGGGATGGATGGGATCTCGCCACGTTATATTCAGGATAAAATTTCAAATGCCCTCGTGATGGATCGGGATGCAGGGTGTATCAACCCGTTCATGGTGCTTCGCGAGTTGGAGAGTGGTCTCAAACATCACTCATTGCTGAAGAGCGATGAGCAACGGAAGCGCTATCTTGAGCTTCTTTCTGTCGTGAAGGATGAGTATGAGGATATTATCAAGCATGAAGTTCAGCAGGCGGTCGCTGCCGATGAAGATGCGATCTCCCGGTTGTGCGCCAACTATATTGATAATGTGAAGGCCTACACGCAGCGCGAAAAGGTAAAGAATCGTTATAGCGGTCAGTACGAGGAGCCGGATGAACGGCTCATGAGACAGATCGAGGAGAAGATTGATATCCCTGAGGGGCGAAAGGATGATTTTCGCCGGGAGATCATGAATTATATAGGGGCGCTGGCCATTGAAGGAAAGGTCTTCAACTACAAGACGAATGAGAGACTCCGCCATGCCCTGGAGCTGAAGCTTTTTGAGGATCAGAAGGATTCAATCCGGCTGACGAGTCTTGCCTCCCCCGCTTCGGATCCGGAATTTCAGGACAAAATTGCTGTAGTCAAAAATCGCCTCGTGAAGAATTCTGCTTACTGTGAGGTTTGCTCAAGCGATGTCCTTTCCTATGTGTCGAGTATTTTTGCGAGAGGGGATGTAAAAGGGAAGGGTTAA
- the msrA gene encoding peptide-methionine (S)-S-oxide reductase MsrA, which yields MALQKGFSVLTQATFAGGCFWCVEHAFHELKGVKEVASGYIGGQKEDPTYEEVSRGTTGHYEAIQVTFDSKEISYSELLDFFWRQIDPTDSGGQFIDRGSQYRTAIFYHDDEQRKLAEKSKKELSHSGRFQKAIVTPILPVGHFYRAEEYHQDYSRKNPFRYSLYRSHSGRDDYLEETWGEGECRERSGDDLRKTLTPLQYEVTQCSGTELPFQNEYWDNKREGIYVDIISGEPLFSSFDKFDSGTGWPSFTRPLNPENIIEKEDQGHFMVRTEVKSRKAGSHLGHLFPDGPRTLPDGRQATGLRYCINSASLRFIPKESLEKEGYGEYKALFEKK from the coding sequence ATGGCACTTCAAAAGGGATTTTCTGTCTTAACTCAGGCGACATTTGCCGGTGGTTGTTTCTGGTGTGTCGAGCATGCCTTTCATGAATTGAAGGGGGTCAAGGAGGTTGCCTCCGGTTATATCGGAGGTCAGAAAGAGGATCCGACATACGAAGAGGTCTCTCGTGGGACAACAGGCCATTACGAGGCGATTCAGGTGACCTTCGATTCAAAGGAGATCTCCTATTCAGAACTCCTCGATTTTTTCTGGCGTCAGATCGATCCGACCGATTCGGGAGGGCAGTTTATCGATCGGGGAAGCCAGTATAGGACGGCGATCTTTTATCATGACGACGAGCAGAGAAAACTTGCTGAAAAATCGAAAAAAGAGTTGAGCCATTCCGGCAGGTTTCAGAAGGCGATTGTCACTCCGATCCTGCCGGTGGGGCATTTTTACCGCGCGGAGGAATACCATCAGGACTATTCCAGAAAAAACCCATTTCGATATTCCCTCTATCGATCCCATTCCGGTCGGGATGATTATTTGGAAGAGACGTGGGGCGAGGGAGAATGCAGAGAACGTTCGGGTGATGATTTAAGAAAAACATTAACCCCCCTCCAATATGAGGTCACGCAATGTAGCGGGACTGAGCTCCCGTTTCAAAACGAGTATTGGGATAACAAGAGAGAGGGGATCTATGTCGATATTATCTCCGGCGAGCCTCTTTTCAGTTCCTTCGATAAATTTGATTCAGGAACCGGGTGGCCCAGTTTTACAAGGCCCTTAAACCCCGAGAACATTATAGAAAAGGAAGATCAGGGTCATTTTATGGTCCGGACTGAGGTCAAGAGTCGGAAGGCGGGGTCCCATCTCGGGCATCTTTTCCCTGATGGTCCTCGCACCCTGCCTGACGGCAGGCAGGCAACCGGTCTCCGTTATTGTATAAACTCCGCCTCGCTTCGTTTTATCCCTAAGGAGTCTTTGGAAAAAGAGGGGTATGGGGAATACAAGGCTCTTTTTGAAAAGAAGTAG